In a genomic window of Agarivorans albus:
- the aceE gene encoding pyruvate dehydrogenase (acetyl-transferring), homodimeric type has translation MSEVLKHDVDSLETREWIDAIESVIREEGVERAQFLLEQVIANAGIDGLAGPGGSITSDYINTISVAEQPEYPGDSAIERRIRSIIRWNAIMIVLRASKKDLDLGGHMASYQSSAAFYEVCFNHFFKARNEKDGGDLVYYQGHISPGIYARAFVEGRLTAEQLDSFRQEVDGKGLSSYPHPKLMPEFWQFPTVSMGLGPISAIYQARFLKYLTGRGLKDCSGQRVYAFLGDGEMDEPESRGAISFAAREKLDNLCFLINCNLQRLDGPVMGNGKIIQELEGLFKGAGWNVIKVVWGSEWDSLLSKDSSGKLLQLMNETVDGDYQTFKSKYGAYVREHFFGKYSETADLVKDMSDDEIFALRRGGHDPVKLYAAFDKARKTSGAPTVILAKTVKGYGMGEAAQGKNIAHQVKKMDMTHVEQFRDRLGVDVSDEALPSLPYIELKPGTPEHDYLHARRKELAGYTPSRLPNFTQELAIPELSEFDALLGEQKRDISTTMAYVRALNVMLKNKGIGKNVVPIIADEARTFGMEGLFRQIGIYNPSGQTYTPQDREQVSYYKEDTSGQVLQEGINELGAMSSWVAAATSYSTNDVPMIPFYIYYSMFGFQRVGDMCWMAGDQQARGFLLGATAGRTTLNGEGLQHEDGHSLILANTIPNCISYDPSFAFEVAVILQDGLRRMYGDQENVYYYLTLMNENYHQPAMPAGAEEGIRKGIYKFEENKGAKGQVQLLGSGTIMQQVLKAAKVLSEEYDIASDVFSVTSFNELTREGQAVERANMLNPESEAQVAYITEALTDAPTIAATDYMKQYAEQVRAYVPGSYKVLGTDGFGRSDSRENLRRHFEVNADYIVVAALTELAKAGTLDKKVVSEAIAKYDIDTNKTNPLYA, from the coding sequence ATGTCAGAGGTACTGAAGCATGATGTTGACTCACTAGAAACTCGTGAGTGGATAGACGCCATTGAATCTGTGATCCGTGAAGAAGGCGTTGAACGTGCCCAGTTCTTGTTGGAGCAGGTCATCGCTAACGCGGGCATTGATGGACTCGCTGGCCCAGGTGGGTCAATCACTAGTGATTACATCAACACCATTTCGGTGGCAGAACAACCTGAATACCCGGGTGACAGCGCAATAGAGCGTCGTATTCGTTCAATTATTCGCTGGAATGCGATTATGATTGTATTGCGTGCCTCTAAAAAGGACCTCGACTTAGGTGGCCACATGGCTTCTTACCAGTCCTCTGCAGCATTTTACGAAGTGTGTTTTAACCACTTCTTTAAAGCGCGTAATGAAAAAGATGGTGGCGATTTAGTTTATTACCAAGGTCATATCTCTCCTGGTATTTATGCTCGTGCCTTTGTTGAAGGTCGTTTAACCGCAGAGCAACTAGACAGTTTCCGCCAAGAGGTAGACGGTAAAGGCTTAAGCTCTTACCCACACCCTAAGTTAATGCCTGAGTTCTGGCAGTTCCCAACAGTATCTATGGGTCTTGGTCCAATTTCTGCCATTTATCAAGCTCGCTTCCTTAAGTACCTAACTGGTCGCGGCTTAAAAGATTGTTCTGGCCAACGTGTATACGCCTTTCTTGGTGACGGCGAAATGGACGAGCCAGAATCACGTGGCGCAATTTCTTTCGCAGCGCGTGAGAAATTAGATAACTTATGTTTCCTTATCAACTGTAACTTGCAGCGCCTAGACGGCCCGGTTATGGGCAACGGTAAAATCATTCAAGAGCTAGAAGGCCTATTTAAAGGCGCTGGCTGGAATGTGATTAAAGTGGTTTGGGGCAGTGAGTGGGATAGCCTACTAAGCAAAGACAGCTCAGGTAAGTTGTTGCAACTGATGAACGAAACTGTTGATGGCGATTACCAAACCTTTAAATCCAAGTACGGTGCGTACGTGCGTGAACACTTCTTTGGTAAGTACAGTGAAACGGCTGACTTAGTTAAAGATATGTCTGATGACGAGATTTTTGCTCTACGTCGCGGCGGTCACGATCCAGTTAAGCTTTACGCAGCCTTTGATAAAGCACGCAAAACCTCTGGCGCTCCAACAGTAATTCTTGCTAAAACCGTTAAAGGTTATGGCATGGGTGAAGCGGCTCAAGGTAAAAACATTGCTCACCAAGTTAAGAAAATGGACATGACTCATGTTGAGCAGTTCCGTGACCGCTTGGGTGTAGATGTTAGTGATGAAGCGTTACCTAGCTTGCCGTACATCGAGCTTAAGCCGGGTACACCAGAGCACGACTACTTGCATGCTCGCCGTAAAGAGCTAGCCGGTTACACGCCATCGCGTTTACCTAACTTCACTCAAGAGTTAGCGATTCCAGAACTAAGCGAATTTGACGCGCTACTAGGCGAGCAAAAACGCGATATTTCAACCACTATGGCTTATGTTCGTGCCCTAAATGTAATGCTTAAAAACAAAGGCATTGGTAAAAACGTAGTGCCAATTATTGCCGATGAAGCACGTACTTTTGGTATGGAAGGTTTGTTCCGCCAAATTGGTATCTACAACCCAAGTGGCCAAACTTACACTCCGCAAGATAGAGAGCAAGTGTCTTACTACAAAGAAGATACTAGCGGTCAGGTATTACAAGAAGGTATTAACGAATTAGGTGCTATGAGTTCGTGGGTAGCGGCTGCTACTTCGTACAGTACCAACGACGTGCCAATGATTCCATTCTACATCTACTACTCTATGTTTGGTTTCCAACGTGTGGGTGATATGTGTTGGATGGCGGGTGACCAACAAGCGCGTGGTTTCCTATTAGGTGCTACAGCAGGTCGTACCACGCTAAACGGCGAAGGTTTGCAGCACGAAGATGGCCACAGCCTAATTTTGGCTAACACCATCCCTAACTGTATTTCTTACGATCCAAGCTTTGCTTTTGAAGTTGCGGTAATTCTGCAAGATGGTTTACGCCGCATGTACGGTGACCAAGAGAATGTTTACTACTACTTAACCTTAATGAACGAAAACTACCATCAACCAGCTATGCCAGCAGGCGCAGAAGAAGGTATTCGTAAGGGTATTTACAAGTTTGAAGAAAACAAAGGTGCTAAAGGCCAAGTTCAGTTACTAGGTTCGGGCACCATCATGCAGCAAGTATTGAAAGCTGCCAAAGTATTGAGCGAAGAGTACGACATTGCATCTGACGTATTTAGCGTAACGTCTTTCAACGAGCTAACCCGTGAAGGTCAAGCCGTTGAGCGTGCCAACATGTTAAACCCAGAAAGCGAAGCGCAAGTGGCCTACATCACTGAGGCGCTAACTGACGCACCAACTATTGCTGCGACCGATTACATGAAGCAATACGCAGAGCAAGTTCGCGCTTATGTACCAGGTAGCTACAAAGTATTGGGTACCGATGGCTTTGGCCGTAGTGATAGCCGTGAGAACTTACGTCGTCACTTTGAAGTAAATGCTGACTACATCGTAGTAGCTGCACTTACAGAGCTAGCTAAAGCTGGCACTTTAGACAAGAAAGTTGTGAGCGAAGCGATTGCAAAATACGACATCGACACTAACAAAACTAACCCTCTCTACGCGTAA
- a CDS encoding pilin, with protein MKTIQNLQAKAANKQAGFTLIELMIVVAIVAILAAVALPAYQTYTNRAKFSEVIAASGPVKTAFEVCWQTSPTASNAATTGSECLAAASAAAGTATNGQYVNTVTPSVPSTNNFRIVVQSANMSEGTTTPEYQLEATVSAGNGNVNWSKTCTPATMC; from the coding sequence ATGAAAACCATCCAAAACCTTCAAGCCAAAGCTGCTAACAAGCAAGCTGGTTTTACCCTAATTGAATTGATGATCGTAGTAGCGATTGTGGCTATCTTAGCTGCAGTAGCACTGCCTGCTTATCAAACTTATACTAATCGAGCTAAGTTCTCCGAAGTAATTGCTGCCTCAGGCCCTGTAAAAACCGCATTTGAAGTGTGCTGGCAGACCTCGCCAACAGCCTCTAATGCAGCAACTACTGGTAGCGAATGTTTAGCTGCAGCTTCGGCAGCAGCGGGCACTGCCACTAATGGTCAATATGTGAATACAGTTACACCTTCAGTTCCTAGCACTAATAACTTCCGTATTGTCGTTCAAAGTGCAAATATGAGTGAGGGTACTACAACACCTGAGTACCAACTTGAAGCTACAGTTTCTGCAGGTAACGGAAATGTAAACTGGAGTAAAACATGTACTCCAGCAACAATGTGTTAA
- the aceF gene encoding pyruvate dehydrogenase complex dihydrolipoyllysine-residue acetyltransferase: MSIEIFVPDIGADEVEVTEILVEVGDSVELEQSLISVEGDKAAMEVPASQAGVVKEIKVAVGDSVATNALIMIFEAEGAAEQPAVASAAAAAPAASSVELVHVPDIGDDEVEVTEVAVSVGDVIEAEQTLISVEGDKAAMEVPAPFAGTVKAISIAVGDKVSTGTLIMEFEVAGSAPAAPVAEAPAAAPAASQLQEVNIPDIGDDEVEVTEVAVSVGDSVELEQTLISVEGDKAAMEVPAPFAGVVKELKVAVGDKVKTGSLIMVFEVTSAVPAASAPSAPAEAPKPAAAPAPASKPASAPAKSGEFVENSAYVHASPVIRRLAREFGVDLAKVKGSGRKGRIVKEDVQAYVKQAVKVLESGASAGGSGMDVAAWPSIDYSKFGEVEEVPLSRIQKISGPALHRNWVKIPHVTQFDEADISEMEAFRKEQNVIAEKQQLGFKITPLVFMLKAAAKTLESMPKFNSALSDDGNSLIMKKYIHIGIAVDTPNGLVVPVVRDVNKKGIYQLSEELVEISKKARAGKLTASDMQGGCFTISSLGGIGGTQFTPIVNAPEVAILGVSRSEMKPKWNGKDFVPKLMLPLALSYDHRVIDGADGARFISTLSGLLGDIRRLVL; the protein is encoded by the coding sequence ATGAGTATTGAAATTTTTGTACCAGATATTGGCGCTGATGAAGTAGAAGTGACCGAGATCCTTGTTGAAGTTGGCGATAGCGTAGAATTAGAGCAATCGTTAATTTCGGTAGAAGGCGACAAAGCGGCAATGGAAGTTCCGGCTTCTCAAGCTGGCGTTGTAAAAGAAATTAAAGTAGCGGTAGGCGACAGCGTAGCCACCAACGCATTGATTATGATCTTTGAAGCTGAAGGCGCAGCCGAGCAACCAGCGGTAGCTTCGGCAGCAGCCGCTGCTCCTGCTGCAAGTTCAGTTGAACTGGTTCATGTGCCAGATATTGGTGATGATGAAGTTGAAGTGACCGAAGTAGCGGTAAGTGTTGGCGATGTAATTGAAGCAGAGCAAACGCTTATTTCGGTTGAGGGCGACAAAGCGGCAATGGAAGTACCAGCGCCATTTGCTGGCACGGTTAAAGCCATTAGCATTGCAGTAGGCGATAAAGTGTCTACTGGTACGCTAATTATGGAATTTGAAGTTGCTGGTTCTGCACCTGCTGCGCCTGTGGCAGAGGCTCCAGCCGCTGCTCCTGCAGCTTCGCAGCTTCAAGAAGTTAACATTCCTGATATTGGCGATGATGAAGTTGAAGTGACTGAAGTTGCGGTTTCTGTTGGCGATAGCGTAGAGCTAGAGCAAACGCTTATCTCTGTTGAAGGTGATAAAGCTGCAATGGAAGTTCCTGCACCATTCGCTGGTGTAGTGAAAGAGCTTAAAGTAGCTGTTGGCGATAAAGTTAAGACTGGCTCGCTGATTATGGTGTTTGAAGTAACTTCTGCAGTACCTGCTGCCAGCGCACCAAGCGCTCCGGCTGAAGCACCAAAACCAGCTGCAGCACCTGCACCAGCAAGTAAGCCTGCTAGTGCTCCAGCTAAATCGGGTGAATTTGTAGAGAATAGTGCTTATGTACATGCCTCTCCAGTAATTCGCCGTTTAGCGCGTGAGTTTGGTGTCGATTTAGCCAAAGTTAAAGGTTCGGGCCGTAAAGGGCGTATCGTAAAAGAAGACGTTCAAGCTTACGTTAAGCAAGCGGTTAAAGTTCTAGAGTCTGGCGCTAGCGCTGGTGGCTCAGGAATGGACGTAGCAGCATGGCCAAGCATTGATTACTCTAAGTTTGGTGAAGTGGAAGAAGTACCACTATCACGCATTCAGAAAATCTCTGGTCCAGCACTGCACCGTAACTGGGTGAAAATCCCTCACGTTACTCAGTTTGACGAAGCCGACATTTCAGAAATGGAAGCTTTCCGTAAAGAACAAAACGTGATCGCAGAGAAGCAACAGTTAGGCTTTAAGATCACGCCGCTAGTATTCATGCTAAAAGCCGCAGCTAAAACTTTAGAAAGCATGCCTAAGTTTAACTCGGCACTGTCTGACGATGGCAATAGCCTCATCATGAAGAAGTACATCCATATCGGTATTGCTGTAGATACGCCAAATGGCTTGGTTGTACCAGTAGTGCGTGATGTGAATAAGAAAGGCATTTATCAGCTTTCTGAAGAGTTGGTAGAAATTTCTAAGAAAGCACGTGCTGGTAAACTTACTGCCTCAGACATGCAGGGCGGTTGTTTCACTATTTCTAGCCTTGGCGGTATTGGTGGTACCCAGTTTACACCTATCGTAAATGCGCCAGAGGTAGCCATTTTGGGTGTTTCGCGCAGCGAAATGAAACCAAAGTGGAACGGCAAAGATTTTGTACCGAAGCTAATGTTGCCATTGGCACTGTCTTACGATCACCGAGTGATTGATGGGGCCGACGGCGCGAGATTTATCTCAACATTAAGTGGCTTGTTGGGCGACATTCGCCGACTAGTACTTTAG
- the pdhR gene encoding pyruvate dehydrogenase complex transcriptional repressor PdhR, whose protein sequence is MSYQRIKPPKLADVIAKQLERMILEGSLPPGERLPAERELAKQFDVSRPSLREAIQQLEAKGLVVRRQGGGTYVQQKLREALTDPLFNLLSNHDESQLDLLEFRHAVEGISAYYAALRGTEADLEKVQASHERIELAQQDGDTISEAKAVLRFYEAITEASHNLVLFHLIRGLSPLLEKNIMDNFQVLYTRPNVADKIRHHRSLMLQAILDGKPDDAREASHKHLAFIEETLLQIEREESRVERSNRRLKQLKV, encoded by the coding sequence ATGAGCTACCAACGAATTAAGCCACCTAAACTCGCTGATGTTATTGCAAAGCAATTAGAGCGAATGATCTTAGAAGGAAGTTTACCGCCGGGTGAACGCTTACCTGCTGAGCGCGAGTTGGCCAAACAATTCGATGTATCACGCCCATCATTGCGCGAAGCGATTCAGCAACTTGAAGCAAAAGGTCTAGTTGTAAGGCGCCAAGGCGGCGGCACTTATGTGCAACAAAAGCTGCGTGAAGCGCTAACCGATCCGCTGTTTAATTTATTGTCCAATCATGATGAAAGCCAACTAGACTTGTTGGAGTTTCGTCATGCGGTAGAAGGCATCTCGGCTTATTACGCGGCACTGCGCGGCACCGAGGCTGATTTAGAAAAAGTGCAAGCCAGTCATGAACGGATTGAACTTGCACAACAAGACGGCGATACCATTAGTGAAGCAAAAGCCGTTTTACGTTTTTATGAAGCCATTACTGAGGCGTCACACAACTTAGTATTGTTTCATTTAATTAGAGGTTTGAGTCCATTGTTAGAAAAAAACATCATGGACAATTTTCAGGTGTTGTATACGCGTCCTAATGTGGCAGACAAAATCCGCCATCATCGGTCACTTATGTTACAAGCCATTCTCGATGGTAAGCCTGATGACGCCAGAGAAGCCTCACACAAGCATTTAGCGTTTATTGAAGAGACGCTGTTACAAATCGAACGAGAAGAAAGCCGAGTTGAGCGTTCTAATCGCCGTTTAAAACAATTGAAAGTGTAA
- the ampD gene encoding 1,6-anhydro-N-acetylmuramyl-L-alanine amidase AmpD, with protein MQIKQHRLTGVKWLESKFYNQRPKAEISLLVIHCISLPEGCFGLPHIDELFCGKLDCNAEPSFNDLQGLEVSAHLMINRSGEVTQYVDFDKRAWHAGVSSFEGREGCNDYSIGIELEGTDHSEYTKQQYQSLIKVSQLLLRRYPKLTKQRIVAHSDIAPGRKTDPGEYFDWSAYLEAL; from the coding sequence TTGCAGATAAAACAACATCGATTGACCGGCGTTAAGTGGCTAGAAAGTAAGTTCTATAATCAGCGACCTAAGGCTGAAATTAGTTTGCTGGTTATCCACTGTATTAGCTTGCCGGAAGGCTGTTTTGGCTTGCCGCATATAGATGAATTATTTTGTGGAAAGCTTGATTGTAACGCGGAACCAAGCTTTAACGACTTGCAAGGTTTAGAAGTTTCAGCTCATTTAATGATAAACCGCAGCGGCGAAGTGACTCAGTATGTCGACTTTGATAAAAGAGCGTGGCATGCGGGGGTATCTAGCTTTGAAGGTCGAGAAGGGTGTAACGATTATTCTATCGGCATCGAGTTGGAAGGCACCGACCATAGTGAATATACCAAGCAGCAATACCAAAGTTTAATTAAGGTTAGTCAATTATTGCTGCGCCGATATCCTAAACTCACTAAACAACGCATTGTCGCGCATAGCGATATAGCGCCCGGCAGAAAAACTGATCCTGGTGAGTATTTTGATTGGTCTGCTTATTTAGAAGCGCTTTGA
- the ampE gene encoding beta-lactamase regulator AmpE, translating to MSLISLLLALSLERARRIGASWWWQHVFHWWLQRFDRASAIWQIAMAVVLPTLLIAWLQVSISGLLFGLANLALWIFIPLLTLGCPPIQQGYRDYLRAAASGDEQACSDFNQQLLKQIHPLHQVSEQESIALTTGTQLMWLNYRYYFAVIFFYVLAGPAGAIFYGCSRGLHLHKSTEVQALEPTVNNYMHYLDWLPSRLASLCYLAVGNTSEALPIWLHALRDTKYSNGYWLAKVAVAAELSEQESEHEMLCVATTCRFVSLAKRGIMLAIVIIAILTIAGWLI from the coding sequence ATGTCTCTTATTTCCTTACTGTTGGCATTGAGTTTAGAACGCGCTCGTCGCATTGGTGCTAGCTGGTGGTGGCAACATGTTTTTCATTGGTGGTTACAGCGCTTTGATCGCGCTTCAGCGATTTGGCAAATTGCTATGGCAGTGGTGTTACCCACTCTATTGATTGCGTGGCTACAAGTAAGCATCAGTGGCTTGCTATTTGGCTTAGCAAATCTTGCACTATGGATCTTTATCCCGTTACTCACACTAGGCTGCCCACCAATTCAGCAAGGCTATCGAGACTACCTACGTGCTGCTGCTAGTGGCGACGAACAGGCCTGTAGTGACTTTAATCAGCAGCTGCTAAAACAAATTCACCCTTTGCATCAGGTGAGTGAGCAGGAGTCGATTGCCCTTACCACTGGTACCCAATTAATGTGGCTGAATTATCGTTACTATTTTGCGGTGATTTTCTTTTATGTATTGGCTGGCCCTGCTGGTGCAATTTTCTATGGTTGCAGTCGGGGCTTGCACTTGCATAAAAGTACTGAGGTGCAGGCTTTAGAACCTACGGTTAACAACTATATGCATTATCTTGATTGGTTACCCTCTCGTTTAGCCAGTTTGTGTTATTTGGCGGTTGGCAATACCAGCGAAGCACTACCTATTTGGTTACACGCTTTGCGTGATACCAAGTACAGCAATGGTTATTGGTTGGCGAAAGTAGCAGTGGCAGCAGAGCTTTCAGAGCAAGAAAGTGAGCACGAAATGCTATGTGTGGCAACCACTTGTCGATTTGTAAGTTTAGCCAAGCGCGGCATTATGCTGGCTATTGTGATTATTGCTATTTTAACCATTGCAGGCTGGCTTATTTAA
- the nadC gene encoding carboxylating nicotinate-nucleotide diphosphorylase: MNAEQLRANVSAALIEDLGQLDPQLDITAALIPEQQISKAKIISRESATFAGKAFADEVFRQLGEQVEIEWLVADGDKVVEDQALCYLTGPARILLTGERSALNFIQTLSGIATQVAEYMVLLEGTNCKLLDTRKTLPGLRYASKYAVTCGAGTNHRFGLHDAFLIKENHIMACGGIKAAIDKARQLSPGKKVEVEVENLEELEQALAANCDVVMLDNFSVDLMEQAVALNQGRAKLEASGNMTLSTIRQYAETGVDFISVGALTKHVKALDLSMRFVA, translated from the coding sequence ATGAACGCCGAACAACTACGGGCCAATGTAAGCGCCGCTTTAATTGAAGATTTAGGACAATTAGACCCGCAACTAGACATTACCGCCGCACTAATTCCAGAGCAACAAATTAGCAAAGCAAAAATCATCAGCCGTGAAAGTGCAACCTTCGCAGGAAAAGCCTTTGCCGATGAGGTATTTAGGCAGCTAGGCGAGCAAGTAGAGATTGAGTGGTTGGTAGCAGACGGTGACAAAGTAGTTGAAGATCAAGCCTTATGTTACTTAACCGGCCCTGCACGTATTCTACTTACCGGCGAGCGCTCGGCGCTAAACTTTATTCAAACCCTATCGGGCATTGCTACCCAAGTAGCCGAGTACATGGTTTTGCTGGAAGGAACCAATTGCAAGTTATTGGATACCCGTAAAACCCTCCCCGGCTTACGTTACGCCTCTAAATATGCGGTAACCTGTGGCGCAGGCACTAATCACCGCTTTGGCCTACACGACGCATTCTTAATTAAAGAAAACCACATTATGGCTTGTGGTGGCATTAAAGCTGCCATAGATAAAGCCCGCCAGCTTTCGCCAGGTAAAAAGGTGGAGGTAGAAGTAGAAAACCTAGAAGAACTAGAGCAAGCATTGGCTGCTAACTGCGATGTAGTAATGTTAGACAACTTCTCGGTAGATTTAATGGAACAAGCAGTGGCACTTAACCAAGGCAGAGCAAAATTAGAAGCCTCTGGCAATATGACCTTAAGTACTATTCGCCAATATGCAGAAACCGGCGTAGACTTCATTTCGGTGGGCGCTTTGACCAAACATGTCAAGGCCTTAGACCTAAGTATGCGATTTGTCGCATAG